A genome region from Octopus sinensis linkage group LG26, ASM634580v1, whole genome shotgun sequence includes the following:
- the LOC115224842 gene encoding amyloid protein-binding protein 2 isoform X1, with product MNFRLPSPNKMASACVLQWAPDSLYNTAISATVANYSVFRKDIQNLTESVQFDIFYKLYMKGNLYTLGTDLAEIDNFAKILKVLDKRCLLHHCFQALIDHGAQVNEILATEFCKRYQLSGHLNENERNKAIQLGTALASFFNESGWFFSSERVYHTCRLLCDQDKTYSGLCKLLECNVRLLHVQNSSCKYREANETFKETFKILNILNQANISVNKAMLYGECCGLFFAESQYDQAYKYCNLAVQQLTPVLSPRTIIDVLRQCAKACVVKREFRKAGQLIKSAVQYASEHFGQRHPKYADTLQDYGFYLLNVDSVAASVKVYQMALDIRLSVFGGNNFHVAVAHEDLAYASYVHEYSSGNFKDAQRHAEKAIEILLKILPSDHLLLSSSKRVKALILEEIAIDNEDKSVREPLLSEAKELHVQSLNLAINAFGESNVQTAKHYGNLGRLYQSMREFKLAETHHLKAIEIKERLLGPDDYEVALSVGHLASLYNYDMKYHMEAESLYKRSIEIGKKLFGAGYSGLEYDYKGLLRLYQSQGDRENMLHYSRILQDWNRIRDHTNAIEVKPLDFSLDLSVQDLHKYVFNS from the exons atgaatttcCGTCTCCCGTCACCGAACAAGATGGCGTCGGCTTGTGTGTTGCAGTGGGCTCCCGACTCTTTGTACAACACAGCCATTTCTGCGACCGTTGCCAACTACAGTGTGTTCAGGAAGGACATTCAAAACCTGACGGAGAGTGTGCAGTTTGATATATTCTACAAG CTTTATATGAAAGGAAATTTATATACGCTCGGAACGGATTTGGCAGAAATTGATAACTTTGCTAAAATATTAAAAGTCCTTGACAAAAG gTGTCTGCTGCACCATTGTTTTCAAGCACTTATCGACCACGGGGCCCAGGTGAACGAGATCCTTGCCACTGAGTTTTGTAAGCGCTACCAACTTTCAGGCCATCTGAATGAGAACGAGAGGAACAAAGCCATCCAACTTGGCACTGCACTCG CGAGTTTCTTCAATGAATCTGGTTGGTTTTTCAGCAGTGAGAGAGTTTACCACACATGTCGGCTACTTTGTGACCAAGACAAAACCTACAGTGGACTATGTAAATTGTTAGAGTGTAATGTCAG ATTACTTCATGTACAGAATTCCAGTTGTAAATATAGAGAAGCCAATGAAACCTTCAAAGAAACCTTTAAGATATTGAATATCCTGAACCAGGCCAACATATCGGTGAATAAGGCCATGTTGTATGGTGAATGTTGTGGTTTATTTTTTGCAGAAAGTCAGTATGATCAG GCGTATAAATATTGCAATCTAGCTGTTCAACAACTCACACCAGTTTTATCACCGAGG ACGATAATTGATGTTCTCCGTCAATGTGCCAAG GCTTGTGTAGTAAAAAGAGAATTCAGAAAGGCTGGACAACTAATCAAAAGTGCAGTTCAGTATGCCAG tgAACATTTTGGTCAGCGCCATCCCAAATATGCTGATACATTGCAAGATTatggtttttatttattaaatgttgACTCTGTAGCAGCTTCTGTAAAAGTCTATCAG ATGGCGCTAGAtattcgtctgtctgtctttggtGGGAACAATTTTCACGTTGCTGTGGCACACGAGGACTTAGCATACGCATCATATGTCCATGAATACAGCTCAGGGAACTTCAAAGATGCTCA ACGTCATGCTGAGAAGGCGATCGAGATTCTGTTGAAAATCTTACCAAGCGACCATCTCCTCTTATCTTCATCAAAGAGAGTTAAAG ctTTGATTCTTGAGGAAATAGCAATTGACAATGAGGATAAAAGTGTGCGAGAGCCATTGCTGTCCGAAGCCAAGGAATTGCATGTCCAGTCTCTCAACTTGGCCATCAACGCATTCGGAGAAAGCAACGTACAGACAGCCAAACATTATGGCAACTTGGGCCGTTTATATCAGTCAATGCGAGAGTTCAAG cttgccGAAACTCACCATTTGAAAGCTATTGAGATCAAAGAACGCCTGTTGGGACCAGATGACTATGAAGTTGCCCTCTCTGTAGGGCACCTTGCCTCTTTGTACAATTATGACATGAAATACCATATGGAAGCAGAGAGTCTCTACAAAAGATCAATTGAAATTG GTAAAAAACTGTTTGGTGCTGGATATAGTGGACTTGAATATGACTACAAAGGCCTCTTACGTCTGTACCAAAGCCAGGGGGACAGAGAGAACATGTTACACTACAGTCGGATTTTACAGGATTGGAATCGCATTCGTGATCACACAAACGCTATTGAAGTAAAACCGTTGGACTTCTCATTGGACTTGTCAGTCCAGGACCTTCACAAATACGTTTTCAACTCATAA
- the LOC115224842 gene encoding amyloid protein-binding protein 2 isoform X2 produces the protein MNFRLPSPNKMASACVLQWAPDSLYNTAISATVANYSVFRKDIQNLTESVQFDIFYKLYMKGNLYTLGTDLAEIDNFAKILKVLDKRCLLHHCFQALIDHGAQVNEILATEFCKRYQLSGHLNENERNKAIQLGTALASFFNESGWFFSSERVYHTCRLLCDQDKTYSGLCKLLECNVRLLHVQNSSCKYREANETFKETFKILNILNQANISVNKAMLYGECCGLFFAESQYDQAYKYCNLAVQQLTPVLSPRTIIDVLRQCAKACVVKREFRKAGQLIKSAVQYASEHFGQRHPKYADTLQDYGFYLLNVDSVAASVKVYQMALDIRLSVFGGNNFHVAVAHEDLAYASYVHEYSSGNFKDAQRHAEKAIEILLKILPSDHLLLSSSKRVKALILEEIAIDNEDKSVREPLLSEAKELHVQSLNLAINAFGESNVQTAKHYGNLGRLYQSMREFKLAETHHLKAIEIKERLLGPDDYEVALSVGHLASLYNYDMKYHMEAESLYKRSIEIGKKTVWCWI, from the exons atgaatttcCGTCTCCCGTCACCGAACAAGATGGCGTCGGCTTGTGTGTTGCAGTGGGCTCCCGACTCTTTGTACAACACAGCCATTTCTGCGACCGTTGCCAACTACAGTGTGTTCAGGAAGGACATTCAAAACCTGACGGAGAGTGTGCAGTTTGATATATTCTACAAG CTTTATATGAAAGGAAATTTATATACGCTCGGAACGGATTTGGCAGAAATTGATAACTTTGCTAAAATATTAAAAGTCCTTGACAAAAG gTGTCTGCTGCACCATTGTTTTCAAGCACTTATCGACCACGGGGCCCAGGTGAACGAGATCCTTGCCACTGAGTTTTGTAAGCGCTACCAACTTTCAGGCCATCTGAATGAGAACGAGAGGAACAAAGCCATCCAACTTGGCACTGCACTCG CGAGTTTCTTCAATGAATCTGGTTGGTTTTTCAGCAGTGAGAGAGTTTACCACACATGTCGGCTACTTTGTGACCAAGACAAAACCTACAGTGGACTATGTAAATTGTTAGAGTGTAATGTCAG ATTACTTCATGTACAGAATTCCAGTTGTAAATATAGAGAAGCCAATGAAACCTTCAAAGAAACCTTTAAGATATTGAATATCCTGAACCAGGCCAACATATCGGTGAATAAGGCCATGTTGTATGGTGAATGTTGTGGTTTATTTTTTGCAGAAAGTCAGTATGATCAG GCGTATAAATATTGCAATCTAGCTGTTCAACAACTCACACCAGTTTTATCACCGAGG ACGATAATTGATGTTCTCCGTCAATGTGCCAAG GCTTGTGTAGTAAAAAGAGAATTCAGAAAGGCTGGACAACTAATCAAAAGTGCAGTTCAGTATGCCAG tgAACATTTTGGTCAGCGCCATCCCAAATATGCTGATACATTGCAAGATTatggtttttatttattaaatgttgACTCTGTAGCAGCTTCTGTAAAAGTCTATCAG ATGGCGCTAGAtattcgtctgtctgtctttggtGGGAACAATTTTCACGTTGCTGTGGCACACGAGGACTTAGCATACGCATCATATGTCCATGAATACAGCTCAGGGAACTTCAAAGATGCTCA ACGTCATGCTGAGAAGGCGATCGAGATTCTGTTGAAAATCTTACCAAGCGACCATCTCCTCTTATCTTCATCAAAGAGAGTTAAAG ctTTGATTCTTGAGGAAATAGCAATTGACAATGAGGATAAAAGTGTGCGAGAGCCATTGCTGTCCGAAGCCAAGGAATTGCATGTCCAGTCTCTCAACTTGGCCATCAACGCATTCGGAGAAAGCAACGTACAGACAGCCAAACATTATGGCAACTTGGGCCGTTTATATCAGTCAATGCGAGAGTTCAAG cttgccGAAACTCACCATTTGAAAGCTATTGAGATCAAAGAACGCCTGTTGGGACCAGATGACTATGAAGTTGCCCTCTCTGTAGGGCACCTTGCCTCTTTGTACAATTATGACATGAAATACCATATGGAAGCAGAGAGTCTCTACAAAAGATCAATTGAAATTGGTA AAAAAACTGTTTGGTGCTGGATATAG